In Dioscorea cayenensis subsp. rotundata cultivar TDr96_F1 chromosome 9, TDr96_F1_v2_PseudoChromosome.rev07_lg8_w22 25.fasta, whole genome shotgun sequence, a genomic segment contains:
- the LOC120269040 gene encoding UV radiation resistance-associated gene protein, producing the protein MDLETAAAAPDPSPSAPNPMQGEEWVLYVVDKGINGLDNPKVIEWDDLQQELARLWSLTSELNSAKERKEALAQRLESVIKVRTESLAQSNELEEMKQKLESRKLALSDLSMHAKRSLEDVKRKREQLGLEIRSLLLAGKTLSAADQQLQDANKLLSGKKGCGRLKYLQKMLRMREQYMISQVCTLYPVKASNDIISRDKLDPQSDGGKSEDLVDSQSRKSSLTILGQQLTVFPMKKLSFFGDKKEIQRSATVLGYVAHAVLLIASYLDVPLRYPVRLGGSRSYVLDYAPLVETASSDLVFSSTVGLNGKPMEFPLFLEGQDTTRAAYAVFLLNKDLEQLLNYIGAESLGPRHVLPNLNELFRIIQSNEYINK; encoded by the exons ATGGACCTCGAAACAGCCGCCGCTGCACCAGATCCTTCGCCGTCCGCACCGAATCCGATGCAAGGGGAAGAGTGGGTGCTTTATGTAGTCGACAAGGGGATTAATGGCTTGGACAACCCCAAAGTCATCGAGTGGGATGATCTTCAGCAGGAGCTCGCTCGGCTCTGGAGCCTCACTTCGGAGCTCAACAGTGCTAAGGAGCGCAAGGAGGCGCTTGCCCAACGCTTGGAATCCGTAATCAAG GTTAGGACAGAGTCACTAGCTCAATCTAATGAGCTGGAGGAGATGAAGCAGAAATTGGAGTCTCGGAAGCTTGCACTCAGTGATCTGTCAATGCATGCAAAGAGATCATTGGAGGATGTTAAGAGAAAACGAGAGCAACTTGGCCTTGAGATCAGATCATTGTTGCTTGCAGGCAAGACCCTTTCAGCAGCTGATCAACAACTTCAG GATGCTAATAAATTGCTAAGTGGGAAAAAGGGTTGTGGTCGTCTTAAATATCTTCAAAAGATGCTAAGAATGAGAGAGCAATATATGATAAGCCAAGTTTGTACTCTTTATCCTGTGAAGGCATCAAATGATATTATTTCCAGGGATAAGCTTGATCCCCAATCTGATGGAGGCAAATCTG AAGATCTTGTGGACTCGCAGTCAAGGAAGTCATCTTTGACAATTTTAGGTCAGCAATTAACAGTGTTTCCCATGAAAAAATTAAGCTTTTTTGGGGACAAGAAAGAAATTCAGAGGTCTGCAACTGTTTTGGGATATGTTGCCCAT GCTGTATTGCTTATTGCGTCATACTTGGATGTTCCTCTTCGTTATCCTGTTCGTCTTGGAGGCTCACGATCATATGTTCTTGATTATGCGCCTTTAGTTGAGACTGCATCATCTGACTTGGTATTTAGTTCGACTGTGGGCCTCAATGGAAAGCCTATGGAGTTTCCACTATTTCTTGAGGGCCAGGATACCACAAGGGCAGCTTATGCTGTGTTTTTGTTGAACAAG GATTTAGAGCAGCTTTTAAATTACATTGGCGCAGAAAGTTTGGGACCACGGCATGTGTTGCCCAATCTGAATGAACTTTTTAGGATCATTCAGTCCAATGAATACATAAATAAGTAA